TTTAATTAGAAAGTCGTATTCATATTCAGTCAACCAcatgtctgtttttttttcctccccGAGCAATTGGATCTTTCAAGCCTGACTGGCCTTGAGTATGCTCTTAAACCAAAGCTCATTAGCATAAATACGAAAGAGGAGACCATACTACTCTGTTGTCGTCATCTTTTTGCCCTGTGGCCTGCTTATATTAAACCCGTCTTAAGTATTTGAGCTTGCTGCAGACATACTTACTGAGGAAAAGCGTTGGTTATCACATCGAGACATAAAGAGTATTACTAAACACAAAAAAGGTAACCATAAGAAATAAGGTAAAATTTGTGTAGGATTTTCGCCAAAACAACTTTTCTCTTGCAATCGTTTCTGCTATTAAGTTAAAATGAGCAACCATACGTTATGTAACATATTCAGCGGTATGTGTATGTTGAAATTTAGGTGAAACTGCGCCCTTTTTAATAAGAAATGACTTAGTTTTAAAAACTTCACCACTTTTTCATGTTAAGGTCTATTTTCTCACGttcatattgtttttctttcttaatttttttaaattaatatcaGCAAGGGCGTTTACAGGAAGgaaaattttcatatttcctTCATTATCTTTGTCTGTTGCTATTTGAACGTTATCGTAAATAGTGAATTTTGCTAGTGAGAGATCTTAATTCCTTTCCAATTGCAGATTAGAAGAAACGAAATGGAATCACTCAAGGTAATGTTAAGTTTGTTACGTAACGCTGGGGCAAACGCTTGAATATTGGAAGCTAAATTGCGTCGAGTGCCTCTTTCAATTTCACGAGGAACGACCTGCGTGGCCGGATTCTATCATATTGTCTCCTCACGGGATCTCGTTAGATAAACGCGAAGACTACAAACGCGAATCGTATCGACTCATTTTCTCATTGATTTATTGAACTGATTGTTTAAGAATGACTGGCTGTTAGATCTAAAACCGACACAAATTTCCAATGATATTATGTAATAGTCGGAGTTGTAACTTCTGTGGAAGTATGAAGGTACAGGCTTTCTTTGCCGGTTAGCCTTCTGTTTAGTCCTACTGTTTAGCGCAATACAATGATGAATTGGACCTTTCTGAGTTTTCTTCCGATAATATGTGATTAAAATATAACACTTCATTAGGAAAATCAATTATGTAACTCATTTTCTCATTGATTTATTGAACTGATTGTTTAAGAATGACTGGCTGTTCGATCTAAAAACGACACAAATTTCCATTGATATTATGTAATAGTCGGAGTTGCAACTTCTGTGGAAGTATGAACGTACAGGCTTTCTTTGCCGGTTAGCCTTCTGTTTAGTCCTACTGTTTAGCGCAATACAATGATGAATTGGACCTTTCTGAGTTTTCTTCCGATAATATGTGATTAAAATATAACAATTCATTAGGTAAATCAATTGTGTAACTCAAATGTAGAATCACTGTCAAATTGGCGCCTACGCCCATTTGATCTTTAAGCCCtttttcaaaggcccttttGTAGGGGCTTATATATTCAAAGGGATCTATATACGATGGGAAATTTGCGTTACAAAACCGTTTGAGTTGCCTTATGGTTAGAAGTTGAGTAAAATATATGTAAACCCTATCGTTTTTTCGTTGGTTAACTTTGTATTTGAGGGAAATTTCCGAGTATAAGCCCCCTGGGGCTTACATCCGGAGGGACCATTTAACGGAGCGTTTTTTGCGTCGTGAgtttaatatatatatgtatatattgaGGTTTTACCTGATTTGCAAAGGCCTCACAAAATTTCCCCTTAATTTAGTACTGTTTTGTTTGCATTTCACCAACACTTTGTATCGTGTACATTGTGTCAAGAATTTCACCATTATGGTGCATTGGACAACTCTCGATGTAACGTGATTTAATGAATTTGTAGTGCCCACAATAAATAGAGCGAGACAGAGCAGTTTTTTTGGGTTATATACGCTtgctgattggcttaaaaatctgacgccagtttttcaaccatgagaaacaaaaccaatcaCATCTTGTATGCGCGAATTTTCTCGCGCTTTGAGTAATTTACAAGTGAATTGCTGGGAATTCTGATTGTTTCATCGCGTTATTTACTCGTGTTATCATTCGTCGCGGAGGAATAACTTCCTCGTTTGAAGAAAACTCTAAGATTAAAGTCAAATGCTTTTTTGGTATATTATAGATCTTGCATATTCTGGGATCCCCAACTGATTACTTCAGTTTCAATTTGAGTGTGATGTACGCCGGTTCTTTCGCTTCCAACATAGCTGATCGAAAGTACTCCTCCAGTTATGCCATTGTTCGACCCGACGGATCTTGGTCGTTTGCGGATGAACTCGCTGGTGTCAAATTCTTCGAGAACCTCGAGATCCAGAACGGCGAAGAGTACGGAATGGAAATTACAGCCGCCCTTCAACACATCAAATTTGCGATTAAACCCGACCTGGCTTTGGTACATTTCCTGTGTTTGAAAGGAATAACAGCATACAGGTAATCTTTTTAGATTGCCCACTGTTGGTGCCCTTTTGCTCGCATTCTGACATTGTCTCTTACTCATTAAGATTTAGGCAGCCATAGACAAATACGTGTTAGCAAGAGCCAAAGGTTACGCGCTTGCGTGTGGAATAATCTTGATTTCGTTTTGTTAGCAATTATTACCTTCTTCCTCGCCTTTTAAAGATGAGTCAGGtgtttttgtttgaattttcattggctcaccGTGGGCACTTGTCGTTGTGATTAGTTACATTTGATGTCAGGAAACACTCGTTGGCGTTTAATTTTGGTATCGGCAGTTTTACTTTTGTAGGAGATTTGTTGAAAGCATTCTAGTTCCGTGTACATCGCCAACAATTTGTTTACTCAGTGATCCCAAATTAACGCAAACCTTTTCGTTACAAAGGGCTTTGTTCGATGCTTTAGAAATCCCTCTGATTGGGGGGACTACGGAATCGCGACATCTTTGCATGGACAAGCTGAAAACACGCAATACGTTACTTGCTGATCAATCGGTTCCTTGTGCTGAAGGATTCGTCCATCACAAAGGTATTTGCTTCAGTGTTTGTTAGAAATATCTCCTTCTTTCTTGCACTGTAAAGGTAGGATTAGGAAAACGTAAGACGTGTTTCAAAGCCAACGAAAGCTTGACCTGATTTGAGTGGTTTTTGACTGATAGCCCAAATCTAGGCAGTTTACTTTAGTCCAATGAGCACACTTAAGACTTAATATTTAAATGCAAACTAAACGAGACCACAAGGCTTACATAGAATTAGGTTTCACAGAATACAAGAGTGACTGATCAGATACTTTGTACAAGAGGAGGAAAGGTCAATTGCAAATATCAGTTTGAactgaaaattaatattgtgTTTCTGTAGAAGTAATTTTCACttgttttttaaaacaagaaagatgTGAATCCAGTGAACCCAGGCAACAAAGGATACAAAAACTTTGAAGATAGAAAATTGTCAGATATTAGTGTTGTTGTCTGTGAGCCTTAATTATCGAGGTCTGGCAAGGCACCGTTGGACAGACTACATGCGCGCTTTGCAGGCCTATATTAGCACCGCACATTCAGACAGTATGGCGGCTGTTGCATTGTAAGCACAAATTCCTATTGGGTAAATTCTTTGACAGGTGATTCAGTAACTCTTGGAAAAGTCTTTTATCCTTGTGTTGTAAAAGCAAGCAAAGGCGAGGATACCAAGGGAGTTCGCCTTGCCAAAGATCAACAGTCGTTTCTTGCTGCTCTTGAGCATGCGCTGTCCTTTTCGGATCAGGTGATTGTTGAGAGGTGCGTGTATTTCTCTGTGCTTTAAGATAATGTTTCCCCGGCAAGAATTCTCTTTTCACAATTTCAATTCTTAGCATACAAAATCAACTTCATTGAACCTTCAACGGAAGGGTTGGTTTGGCCAACCGAAAAATAGCACTAAAATTCATATTTTCTCCACGTTTTATCCGTTCTAGTTCTACTAAAAATCATCCAATGTGCAAAAGAGGGATTATTGTCAACAGTTGATCGTTGAATCTTTGAGTTCTTACAGGCATTGCGTGTCCTTTATTGTCCATGATACTAAGCGTCAACACCAACTTTCAAGTCACCATGCATCGAAGAAATTGCAAGTCGTCTTATGCTTACTTAACTCAATACAATCTGCATCGTAAAAAGATTACGACTGATTAAGCTCagtgacgtttcaagcgttatcCCGCCAAGAATGGGCCTACGTTCGAAAGACGGTCTGAAAGGGGTTTCGCGTGATCCGTAAATTGCCCGAAATAAAGAGCGTGAATCGGGAAAACAGATGAAAGACAGCTGTGATTCGTGAATTTCACATTTACTGTAAAGCGCGATCTGCTGAAGTTGTCATCGGTGAATCGTGATTTAAATGATAAGATTTTGTGAACATCATATAACAGAGATAGCCCTTCGtttaaaattagaaaaaaatgcTGTCGAAAATTCAGCTTCCTAACCGTTTACGTTAAACTTCAATTGGTAATTTGACGCTTATCAACCTGTTTGATTCCAAACCAGTATTGTCCGTGTTTACTTTCGTTCACCATCGACTCGATACCACAGCTCCTTAGAAAGTGAGGCCCGGTTTTCACTGTAGACGCAAGTATAAGCATAAGCCATGCATGATACGCAGACTCCATAGCGCTTTGGTCGTTAGTACCTATtcgggagtttaagaagctacgacggcaactgcaacgaaaacgtcacattaaaattgaactgtgtgttaagtaaagtgttttgcgattattccatgttggtcacgtttgACAAAACAGGCGAAGTGCACATTCGCTTCCTTGCTACGAGTGATtgtcatgtaaaggcaaagcaTAAAGGTTTAATGCTATGGGCTCGTGTTGTCGTCAGGACCTCAAATCATGTCGTCGTTTGGCCAACTACGTCAAATAATAACATCAAAAAACATACCGCACGAGtattttcctcgttcaaccaatcaaatcattgatttatggcgttgtcgttgccgttgctgtcgtcatttctcAAACTCCCTATTGTTAGAATAAAGATGCGTATCGGTTTGTgcttataatattaataataataataataataagaagaagaagaagaagaagaagaagaagaacaagaacaagaagaaaaagaagctaAGAACCTATTTTTATAGCGCCTATCGGGTGAAGATCTAGGCGCTTAACAAATGGaaattttcaattaaaaaattTATTGATGTTAGACAAAATAAATTGCAATGAAACACttataaaatcaaagaaatccTCCCAATGACTAAAATATTGGTTCTTAAAAAGGTATACCTTCGTCATCAGTGAAAACGGAGCTAAagcctttcatttgtttttgctttaccTTTTCTTAGGTTCATTGAAGGAAGAGAGATTCGTTGCGCAGTGGTTGAATCCGTCAGAACCGGGCAGTTAAAAGCCTTATCGTGCATAGAGTACAACGTACGTCAAGATGATATTCGAAAAACCGAGGATAAGTTAATGTTGAACGAGATGGGACTACCACTCGGTATGTATTAAACCTTACAGtgtctaaccctaaccctaaaccctaacccatAAGCACCACAAATGACCTTTCAACGTTTTTGTAGAATTTCATTCACAAGCCGATGCAAATAAGTGAGGCCAGGCGAAAGATTGCCGTGCGCTTTGGATCAAATCAACTTTCAGGATCATGGACGAACTGACttttttaggggggggggggtttaaactgttttttttttccttgcacaGCGCATGCTTCGTAGAAATTAAATTTCTAAACTTGGCGGTTTCATGTGATGTTAGCGCACGTCCAGCAGTTGTTCGCTCCCTGAGCGACACTTACGCATGCGCAAAGGAGAACGTTTTGAGACAGTTTCGAGTTTCCTTTTGCACCTGACAAGGTGGCATTGCTGGAGGAAAACAAACGTCATTTGGAACATTTTAAAGAATCCCTCGTACCTTGGGATATTTTGCACATTACTGGACTGcttgtaattgttttttttttttttaaattctaatTTCGGCGGGAGACAAAAGAGTGCTGAATTGATACGCGTATGTTGATGACTTCGCAGCTGGTGTGGcgtgtgtccaccttgcttttggccttttatttatttatttatttatttattattattattattgttattattattattattattattattttgcatttCTAAACACTCACACGCGAGACTCGAAGGATGCATCCTCCTCGCGTTGCGTGTCTTCCCAGTCTCGCGCGTGTGCAGAtatttttcccgctcttttcaAATTAGAAACTATTTGCCATCTAACGCTTTACAAACTCAAAATCTATTTGTTCCCCACCGCCTAGGCAAGATGAAAGTTGAAAGTTGGTTCCTGGATCCAGCGAAGGATGGCGACCTCATCAGTCGTACGCAGCATTATAGCTGCCAGGCGTTCAAGGCATTGGGTCTCAAGGATTTTGGACTTTTTGACTTCCGGGTAGACCACAATGGGAGCCCATTTTTATTGGAATGTAACCTGTTTTGTTCCTTTGGACCACAGAGTGTGCTGAATGCCGTAGCTAAAGATTCCGGTTTCACGGACAAAGAACTGTTCGATTTGATGGTCGACAATGCTTTGTTGCGGCGAAAGAATCCCTTAAATGGTTTTCATTAGAGCAAAAAGTTAATTGACGCATAATTAAGACCCCAGTAGACAATCTTACTTGTAGCAATAGAAGccattggcctttttcagtAAAACAGCTAGGTTAGTTTACGccagcaaaaatgaaaataaaaataagggaGAATGCATGAATGAAGTATGTAAATAGTTTTAGCTGAATGGCGCAGAAATGACGATTCTCACATTCTTAGAAGATATCACACGATAGTTGGCTTTTGTTGAGTGACAACCTAACCCTTGTTGAGTGACAAcctaatccaggattagtttaatcgggctttgaacaaggGCTTTGAACGAGGACTCTCATATGCATGTGTAAACCAAAAATTAAAGATGAAGAAAGCAGCAACCTGTCGGCGGTACGCTTGATGATTATAACGGATGAACGGcttatgaaaatcaaaatcaaatcaatctATTTAAGCTCCGTAACGTGAGGAGTGGTTGCCCGATCTCCCGAGCCAAAGGCTCATGTATCA
The Acropora muricata isolate sample 2 chromosome 3, ASM3666990v1, whole genome shotgun sequence genome window above contains:
- the LOC136912102 gene encoding D-alanine--D-alanine ligase-like isoform X2; amino-acid sequence: MESLKILHILGSPTDYFSFNLSVMYAGSFASNIADRKYSSSYAIVRPDGSWSFADELAGVKFFENLEIQNGEEYGMEITAALQHIKFAIKPDLALVHFLCLKGITAYRALFDALEIPLIGGTTESRHLCMDKLKTRNTLLADQSVPCAEGFVHHKGDSVTLGKVFYPCVVKASKGEDTKGVRLAKDQQSFLAALEHALSFSDQVIVERFIEGREIRCAVVESVRTGQLKALSCIEYNVRQDDIRKTEDKLMLNEMGLPLGKMKVESWFLDPAKDGDLISRTQHYSCQAFKALGLKDFGLFDFRVDHNGSPFLLECNLFCSFGPQSVLNAVAKDSGFTDKELFDLMVDNALLRRKNPLNGFH
- the LOC136912102 gene encoding D-alanine--D-alanine ligase-like isoform X1; translated protein: MHCRTSCWKHLKLKRSNSHLPQCGKKGRIQIRRNEMESLKILHILGSPTDYFSFNLSVMYAGSFASNIADRKYSSSYAIVRPDGSWSFADELAGVKFFENLEIQNGEEYGMEITAALQHIKFAIKPDLALVHFLCLKGITAYRALFDALEIPLIGGTTESRHLCMDKLKTRNTLLADQSVPCAEGFVHHKGDSVTLGKVFYPCVVKASKGEDTKGVRLAKDQQSFLAALEHALSFSDQVIVERFIEGREIRCAVVESVRTGQLKALSCIEYNVRQDDIRKTEDKLMLNEMGLPLGKMKVESWFLDPAKDGDLISRTQHYSCQAFKALGLKDFGLFDFRVDHNGSPFLLECNLFCSFGPQSVLNAVAKDSGFTDKELFDLMVDNALLRRKNPLNGFH